A stretch of Hydractinia symbiolongicarpus strain clone_291-10 chromosome 9, HSymV2.1, whole genome shotgun sequence DNA encodes these proteins:
- the LOC130657390 gene encoding DNA helicase MCM8-like isoform X1 has product MSQAFGQRGRGWGRSWRGKQNNFKKYGGYNRGYNKKPYIASQSSATKRKNKCVYPTPYSTWADYLKDDAYEPTSDLAKTADILYQYFILNLDQFNREDIEEKEEVYIDFKTLVSDPDLLKALPSLPNNIIDEPEKMLALMGTTLHQAFLNGQSDGNSNLVFDARYINVRLLNHEPITALKNLKASYFCKLVSIRGTVVRVSNVKPLVTRLAFTCNSCGEEQVMRLQEGKYAVPTKCVNSECRGRVFTPLRSSPQTETIDWRNIKLQEIMLDDQREAGRIPRTVECELTCGLVDSCVPGDMVTVTGIVKVTAADENTTRSKDKSLYLLFIHAVSVSNNKEVHSKEEGKENGSLDFTIKELYAIQEIQASNHLFRLIVGSMCPTIYGHELVKAGLMLALFGGSQKYIDEKNCIPVRGDPHVLIVGDPGLGKSQMLQAVANIAPRGVYVCGNTTTASGLTVTLSKESGTGDYALEAGALVLGDRGCCCIDEFDKMGNQHQALLEAMEQQSISIAKAGVVCSLPARTSILAAANPVGGHYNQAKTVSENLKMNSALLSRFDLVFILLDKPDEEMDGILSEHVMALHSSRKRSRVQSVTVQRNLTNENQSLEQWENDKPLCERLRINRNEEFDAIPCQLLRKYVQYARKYVHVKLTTEAASILQEFYLDLRKRHQGPNCTPITTRQLEALIRLTEARARLELRENATAQDAKDVIEIMKSSLVDTFSDENGFLDFSRSQNGSGMSKRAQCKKFIAELNRISEREKNSLFNVDQMYRISKQLKLQTDNFEDFISTLNNQNFLLKKGPRLYQLQTASCL; this is encoded by the exons atgagccaagcaTTTGGCCAACGTGGAAGAGGATGGGGCAGAAGTTGGCGTGGAaagcaaaacaattttaagaaaTATGGTGGATACAATCGTGGATATAACAAGAAACCATACATTG CGTCACAGTCTTCTGCgacaaaaaggaaaaacaaatgTGTCTACCCCACACCTTACAGTACCTGGGCAGACTATCTGAAAGATGATG CATATGAGCCTACATCAGATTTAGCAAAAACAGCAGACATATTGTATCAATACTTCATTTTAAATCTGGACCAATTCAATAGA GAAGatattgaagaaaaagaagaagtatATATTGATTTCAAAACTTTAGTCAGCGATCCAG ACCTGCTGAAAGCTCTGCCATCATTGCCAAACAACATAATTGATGAACCTGAAAAAATGCTTGCACTAATGGGAACTACTTTACATCAG GCGTTTCTTAACGGTCAGTCTGATGGGAATTCCAATCTTGTGTTTGATGCCAGATATATCAATGTTCGACTTTTAAATCATGAACCCATTACGGCTTTGAAAAACTTGAAAGCTAGTTATTTTT GTAAGCTTGTGTCTATCAGAGGAACAGTGGTCAGAGTGAGTAATGTCAAACCATTGGTAACAAGGTTGGCATTTACATGTAACAGCTGTGGAGAAGAACag GTTATGAGGTTGCAAGAAGGAAAATATGCTGTTCCAACTAAG TGTGTTAATTCGGAATGTCGAGGTCGAGTATTCACACCACTACGAAGTTCACCACAAACGGAAACGATAGACTGGCGGAATATAAA ACTGCAAGAAATTATGTTAGATGACCAAAGGGAAGCAGGCCGGATACCAAGAACAGTTGAATGTGAGTTGACATGTGGTCTAG TGGATAGCTGTGTACCAGGCGATATGGTGACTGTTACTGGTATTGTGAAGGTGACAGCAGCTGACGAAA ATACTACTCGAAGTAAAGACAAATCATTGTACCTTTTATTTATTCATGCTGTGTCTGTCAGTAACAACAAAGAAGTTCATTCAAAAGAGGAAGGAAAAGAAAATGGTTCCTTAGACTTTACCATTAAG GAACTATATGCTATTCAAGAAATTCAAGCTTCTAATCATTTATTTCGATTGATTGTTGGTTCAATGTGTCCGACTATATATGGTCACGAG CTTGTGAAAGCTGGCTTGATGTTGGCTTTGTTCGGTGGCTCGCAGAAATACATCGATGAAAAG AATTGCATTCCAGTACGTGGTGATCCTCATGTGCTAATTGTCGGCGACCCTGGCTTGGGTAAAAGTCAGATGCTCCAAGCAGTAGCCAACATAGCACCGCGTGGTGTGTATGTGTGTGGGAACACTACTACAGCGTCAGGATTGACAGTCACTTTGTCAAAGGAAAGTGGAACTGGTGATTATGCATTGGAGGCAGGTGCCCTAGTGCTTGGTGATAGAG GTTGTTGCTGTATTGATGAATTTGATAAAATGGGAAATCAACACCAAGCTTTATTGGAAGCTATGGAGCAGCAAAGTATAAGTATAGCGAAAGCAGGTGTCGTGTGTAG CTTACCTGCAAGAACTTCTATCCTGGCGGCAGCAAATCCAGTTGGTGGGCATTACAACCAAGCCAAGACTGTGTCTGAAAATCTCAAGATGAACAGTGCGCTGTTATCCAGATTCGatcttgtttttatattgcTAGACAAACCAGATGAAGAAATGGACGGTATATTATCAGAACATGTCATGGCTTTGCATTCAAGCCGCAAAAG atCTCGTGTCCAATCAGTGACGGTGCAACGCAATTTAACCAATGAGAATCAGTCTTTGGAACAATGGGAAAACGACAAGCCCCTGTGTGAACGGTTAAGAATTAATCGAAATGAAGAATTCGATGCAATACCGTGCCAATTGCTTCGTAAATATGTTCAATACGCACGGAAATATGTCCACGTGAAGTTGACCACGGAAGCAGCCAGTATTTTGCAG GAATTTTACTTGGACCTTCGAAAACGTCACCAGGGACCAAACTGTACACCAATCACAACAAGACAACTGGAAGCGTTGATACGCTTAACTGAG gCCCGAGCCAGATTGGAACTTCGTGAAAACGCAACTGCGCAAGATGCGAAAGATGTTATAGAAATCATGAAGAGTAG TTTGGTAGATACATTCAGCGATGAGAATGGTTTTCTTGATTTTTCAAGATCACAAAATGGGTCAGGAATGAGTAAGCGCGCACAG TGTAAGAAGTTCATCGCAGAATTAAATCGCATTTCCGAGAGAGAAAAAAACTCGCTCTTCAACGTCGACCAAATGTACCGCATTTCAAAG CAACTGAAACTACAAACAGATAATTTCGAAGACTTTATATCAACGCTGAATAATCAAAACTTTTTATTGAAGAAAGGACCAAGATTATACCAGCTTCAAACTGCCAGTTGTTTGTAG
- the LOC130657390 gene encoding DNA helicase MCM8-like isoform X2: MSQAFGQRGRGWGRSWRGKQNNFKKYGGYNRGYNKKPYIASQSSATKRKNKCVYPTPYSTWADYLKDDAYEPTSDLAKTADILYQYFILNLDQFNREDIEEKEEVYIDFKTLVSDPDLLKALPSLPNNIIDEPEKMLALMGTTLHQAFLNGQSDGNSNLVFDARYINVRLLNHEPITALKNLKASYFCKLVSIRGTVVRVSNVKPLVTRLAFTCNSCGEEQVMRLQEGKYAVPTKCVNSECRGRVFTPLRSSPQTETIDWRNIKLQEIMLDDQREAGRIPRTVECELTCGLDTTRSKDKSLYLLFIHAVSVSNNKEVHSKEEGKENGSLDFTIKELYAIQEIQASNHLFRLIVGSMCPTIYGHELVKAGLMLALFGGSQKYIDEKNCIPVRGDPHVLIVGDPGLGKSQMLQAVANIAPRGVYVCGNTTTASGLTVTLSKESGTGDYALEAGALVLGDRGCCCIDEFDKMGNQHQALLEAMEQQSISIAKAGVVCSLPARTSILAAANPVGGHYNQAKTVSENLKMNSALLSRFDLVFILLDKPDEEMDGILSEHVMALHSSRKRSRVQSVTVQRNLTNENQSLEQWENDKPLCERLRINRNEEFDAIPCQLLRKYVQYARKYVHVKLTTEAASILQEFYLDLRKRHQGPNCTPITTRQLEALIRLTEARARLELRENATAQDAKDVIEIMKSSLVDTFSDENGFLDFSRSQNGSGMSKRAQCKKFIAELNRISEREKNSLFNVDQMYRISKQLKLQTDNFEDFISTLNNQNFLLKKGPRLYQLQTASCL; the protein is encoded by the exons atgagccaagcaTTTGGCCAACGTGGAAGAGGATGGGGCAGAAGTTGGCGTGGAaagcaaaacaattttaagaaaTATGGTGGATACAATCGTGGATATAACAAGAAACCATACATTG CGTCACAGTCTTCTGCgacaaaaaggaaaaacaaatgTGTCTACCCCACACCTTACAGTACCTGGGCAGACTATCTGAAAGATGATG CATATGAGCCTACATCAGATTTAGCAAAAACAGCAGACATATTGTATCAATACTTCATTTTAAATCTGGACCAATTCAATAGA GAAGatattgaagaaaaagaagaagtatATATTGATTTCAAAACTTTAGTCAGCGATCCAG ACCTGCTGAAAGCTCTGCCATCATTGCCAAACAACATAATTGATGAACCTGAAAAAATGCTTGCACTAATGGGAACTACTTTACATCAG GCGTTTCTTAACGGTCAGTCTGATGGGAATTCCAATCTTGTGTTTGATGCCAGATATATCAATGTTCGACTTTTAAATCATGAACCCATTACGGCTTTGAAAAACTTGAAAGCTAGTTATTTTT GTAAGCTTGTGTCTATCAGAGGAACAGTGGTCAGAGTGAGTAATGTCAAACCATTGGTAACAAGGTTGGCATTTACATGTAACAGCTGTGGAGAAGAACag GTTATGAGGTTGCAAGAAGGAAAATATGCTGTTCCAACTAAG TGTGTTAATTCGGAATGTCGAGGTCGAGTATTCACACCACTACGAAGTTCACCACAAACGGAAACGATAGACTGGCGGAATATAAA ACTGCAAGAAATTATGTTAGATGACCAAAGGGAAGCAGGCCGGATACCAAGAACAGTTGAATGTGAGTTGACATGTGGTCTAG ATACTACTCGAAGTAAAGACAAATCATTGTACCTTTTATTTATTCATGCTGTGTCTGTCAGTAACAACAAAGAAGTTCATTCAAAAGAGGAAGGAAAAGAAAATGGTTCCTTAGACTTTACCATTAAG GAACTATATGCTATTCAAGAAATTCAAGCTTCTAATCATTTATTTCGATTGATTGTTGGTTCAATGTGTCCGACTATATATGGTCACGAG CTTGTGAAAGCTGGCTTGATGTTGGCTTTGTTCGGTGGCTCGCAGAAATACATCGATGAAAAG AATTGCATTCCAGTACGTGGTGATCCTCATGTGCTAATTGTCGGCGACCCTGGCTTGGGTAAAAGTCAGATGCTCCAAGCAGTAGCCAACATAGCACCGCGTGGTGTGTATGTGTGTGGGAACACTACTACAGCGTCAGGATTGACAGTCACTTTGTCAAAGGAAAGTGGAACTGGTGATTATGCATTGGAGGCAGGTGCCCTAGTGCTTGGTGATAGAG GTTGTTGCTGTATTGATGAATTTGATAAAATGGGAAATCAACACCAAGCTTTATTGGAAGCTATGGAGCAGCAAAGTATAAGTATAGCGAAAGCAGGTGTCGTGTGTAG CTTACCTGCAAGAACTTCTATCCTGGCGGCAGCAAATCCAGTTGGTGGGCATTACAACCAAGCCAAGACTGTGTCTGAAAATCTCAAGATGAACAGTGCGCTGTTATCCAGATTCGatcttgtttttatattgcTAGACAAACCAGATGAAGAAATGGACGGTATATTATCAGAACATGTCATGGCTTTGCATTCAAGCCGCAAAAG atCTCGTGTCCAATCAGTGACGGTGCAACGCAATTTAACCAATGAGAATCAGTCTTTGGAACAATGGGAAAACGACAAGCCCCTGTGTGAACGGTTAAGAATTAATCGAAATGAAGAATTCGATGCAATACCGTGCCAATTGCTTCGTAAATATGTTCAATACGCACGGAAATATGTCCACGTGAAGTTGACCACGGAAGCAGCCAGTATTTTGCAG GAATTTTACTTGGACCTTCGAAAACGTCACCAGGGACCAAACTGTACACCAATCACAACAAGACAACTGGAAGCGTTGATACGCTTAACTGAG gCCCGAGCCAGATTGGAACTTCGTGAAAACGCAACTGCGCAAGATGCGAAAGATGTTATAGAAATCATGAAGAGTAG TTTGGTAGATACATTCAGCGATGAGAATGGTTTTCTTGATTTTTCAAGATCACAAAATGGGTCAGGAATGAGTAAGCGCGCACAG TGTAAGAAGTTCATCGCAGAATTAAATCGCATTTCCGAGAGAGAAAAAAACTCGCTCTTCAACGTCGACCAAATGTACCGCATTTCAAAG CAACTGAAACTACAAACAGATAATTTCGAAGACTTTATATCAACGCTGAATAATCAAAACTTTTTATTGAAGAAAGGACCAAGATTATACCAGCTTCAAACTGCCAGTTGTTTGTAG
- the LOC130657392 gene encoding four-domain proteases inhibitor-like isoform X1 has translation MKVIFVLAFLSTAYAVRRRCSQICTKEYNPMCGTDGVTYGNPCMLRYKTCKTNGAVRLAHKGRCRPKCSPICTLEYNPMCGTDGVTYGNPCSLRYKTCKTNGAVRLAHRGRCRPKCSKACTREYNPMCGTDGVTYSNPCLLRYKTCKTNGAVKLAHKGRCKPKCPQACPFNFDPVCGTDGVTYSNACALGVKSCETNGAVKLRHKGACKKH, from the exons atgaaagttatttttgtgttgGCTTTCTTATCAACTGCTTATGCAG ttcgAAGAAGATGTTCCCAAATTTGTACAAAAGAATATAACCCTATGTGTGGTACTGATGGAGTAACTTATGGTAACCCATGCATGTTACGTTACAAAACATGCAAAACAAATGGAGCTGTGAGACTTGCTCATAAAGGAAGATGCA GACCGAAATGTTCACCAATTTGTACTCTTGAATATAATCCCATGTGTGGTACTGATGGCGTGACCTATGGTAACCCTTGCTCACTACGATACAAGACTTGCAAAACAAATGGTGCTGTGAGGCTTGCTCATAGAGGAAGATGCA GGCCAAAATGTTCCAAAGCTTGCACGAGAGAATATAACCCTATGTGTGGTACTGATGGAGTAACTTATTCCAATCCCTGCTTGTTGCGTTACAAAACATGCAAAACAAATGGTGCTGTGAAGCTTGCGCATAAAGGAAGATGCA AACCAAAATGTCCACAAGCTTGTCCTTTTAATTTTGATCCAGTTTGTGGTACCGATGGTGTGACTTACAGTAACGCATGCGCATTAGGTGTTAAGAGTTGCGAAACAAATGGTGCTGTCAAGTTAAGACACAAGGGAGCATGCA aaaaacACTGA
- the LOC130657392 gene encoding four-domain proteases inhibitor-like isoform X2 has product MKVIFVLAFLSTAYAVRRRCSQICTKEYNPMCGTDGVTYGNPCMLRYKTCKTNGAVRLAHKGRCRPKCSKACTREYNPMCGTDGVTYSNPCLLRYKTCKTNGAVKLAHKGRCKPKCPQACPFNFDPVCGTDGVTYSNACALGVKSCETNGAVKLRHKGACKKH; this is encoded by the exons atgaaagttatttttgtgttgGCTTTCTTATCAACTGCTTATGCAG ttcgAAGAAGATGTTCCCAAATTTGTACAAAAGAATATAACCCTATGTGTGGTACTGATGGAGTAACTTATGGTAACCCATGCATGTTACGTTACAAAACATGCAAAACAAATGGAGCTGTGAGACTTGCTCATAAAGGAAGATGCA GGCCAAAATGTTCCAAAGCTTGCACGAGAGAATATAACCCTATGTGTGGTACTGATGGAGTAACTTATTCCAATCCCTGCTTGTTGCGTTACAAAACATGCAAAACAAATGGTGCTGTGAAGCTTGCGCATAAAGGAAGATGCA AACCAAAATGTCCACAAGCTTGTCCTTTTAATTTTGATCCAGTTTGTGGTACCGATGGTGTGACTTACAGTAACGCATGCGCATTAGGTGTTAAGAGTTGCGAAACAAATGGTGCTGTCAAGTTAAGACACAAGGGAGCATGCA aaaaacACTGA